In a genomic window of Tripterygium wilfordii isolate XIE 37 chromosome 8, ASM1340144v1, whole genome shotgun sequence:
- the LOC120003391 gene encoding splicing factor-like protein 1 translates to MESLDPTHPQFQNLYPQTLDFETQNPNHPPPPPPEENTKNQDQIQNLPEPPSDDPNEHTQNGQIEADVAPKREIHKPLLSENGALTNTHSGPTDKDCSGGEEETSTRRRRRSRWDPKPDSNNNENDDSGSGPKKRKSRWADDEPKPLIQLPDFMRDFTGGIEFDPEIQALNSRLLEISRMLQAGMPLDDRPEGQRSPSPEPIYDNMGIRINTREFRARERLNKERQEIISKIIKKNPAFKPPADYRPPKLQEKLYIPMKEFPGYNFIGLIIGPRGNTQKRMERETGGKIVIRGKGSVKEGRLQQKRDLKPDPSENEDLHVLVEADTQESLDAAVGMVKKLLQPVDEVLNEHKRQQLRELAALNGTIRDEEYCRLCGEPGHRQYACPSRTSTFKSDVLCKICGDGGHPTIDCPVKGTTGKKMDDEYQNFLAELGGTVPESATKQNPTLALGAGGSGSNPPWANNAGGAGIGSQTGFGANGVKPTKEYDDTNLYIGYLPPTLEDDGLIRLFSAFGDIVMAKVIKDRVTGLSKGYGFVKYADVQMANNAIVSMNGYRLEGRTIAVRVAGKPPQPTVPPGPPASAVPTYPASSQPVGAYPSQQFAPGGPLPNGPPTSYAATPVPWGPPVPPPYAPYAPPPPGSSMYPPFPGQPMPPYGVQYPPPVQTAPPGAPQTMTSSEAQQSYPPGVQSENSSSAPSVPSHIYGNSVASMPLNTQPAYATSSLGYPSYYSAFPPPPPAAPASAADSSQGINNLPWAPNPAVPPPATSAEKANYGADAEYEKFMAEMK, encoded by the coding sequence ATGGAGTCTCTCGATCCAACTCACCCCCAATTCCAAAATCTGTATCCACAAACTCTAGATTTCGAGACTCAAAACCCCaatcatcctcctcctcctccgcctGAAGAAAATACTAAGAATCAGGATCAAATCCAAAACCTACCAGAGCCGCCATCTGACGATCCCAATGAACACACCCAGAATGGCCAGATCGAGGCTGATGTTGCTCCGAAACGTGAGATTCATAAGCCCTTGCTATCCGAGAACGGTGCCCTCACCAACACGCACAGTGGCCCAACCGATAAGGACTGCTCTGGCGGTGAAGAGGAGACTTCCACTCGCCGTCGCCGCCGTAGCCGGTGGGATCCCAAACCAGATTCCAATAATAACGAAAACGATGATTCTGGTAGTGGCCCCAAGAAGCGGAAGTCGAGATGGGCGGATGATGAACCCAAGCCTCTGATTCAGCTGCCGGATTTCATGAGAGATTTCACTGGAGGTATTGAATTCGACCCTGAGATCCAAGCTTTGAACAGTAGGCTTTTAGAGATTAGCCGTATGTTGCAAGCGGGGATGCCTTTAGATGATAGACCCGAAGGGCAAAGGTCTCCATCTCCGGAGCCTATTTATGATAATATGGGCATTAGGATTAATACTAGGGAATTTCGTGCAAGAGAGAGACTAAATAAAGAGAGGCAGGAGATTATATCTAAGATTATTAAAAAGAATCCAGCCTTCAAGCCCCCAGCGGATTATAGGCCACCTAAGCTTCAAGAAAAACTTTATATACCCATGAAGGAATTCCCAGGTTACAATTTTATTGGTCTGATTATTGGGCCAAGAGGGAATACGCAGAAGAGAATGGAGAGGGAGACCGGAGGGAAGATTGTGATTAGGGGAAAAGGTTCTGTGAAAGAGGGAAGATTGCAGCAAAAGAGAGATTTGAAGCCTGACCCTTCAGAAAATGAGGATTTGCATGTTTTAGTTGAGGCTGATACGCAGGAATCTCTTGATGCTGCAGTTGGAATGGTGAAAAAGTTGTTGCAGCCTGTGGATGAGGTTTTAAATGAGCACAAGAGGCAGCAACTGAGGGAGCTTGCTGCACTTAATGGGACAATTAGAGATGAGGAGTATTGCAGATTATGTGGGGAGCCTGGTCATAGGCAGTATGCTTGTCCTTCCCGTACTTCGACCTTTAAGAGTGACGTGCTTTGTAAGATATGCGGTGATGGTGGGCACCCAACAATTGATTGTCCTGTGAAAGGAACGACTGGGAAGAAAATGGATGATGAGTACCAGAACTTTTTGGCTGAGTTAGGAGGAACTGTTCCTGagtcagcaaccaaacagaatcCCACATTGGCATTAGGGGCAGGCGGTTCTGGAAGCAATCCTCCATGGGCCAATAATGCCGGTGGTGCTGGGATTGGCTCACAAACTGGCTTTGGTGCAAATGGAGTTAAGCCAACAAAGGAATATGATGATACTAATTTGTACATTGGGTACTTGCCGCCTACTCTTGAGGATGATGGTCTGATCAGGCTATTTTCAGCCTTTGGTGATATTGTGATGGCTAAGGTTATTAAGGACCGTGTTACGGGATTGAGCAAAGGTTATGGTTTTGTGAAGTATGCTGATGTTCAAATGGCCAATAATGCAATTGTAAGCATGAATGGTTATCGCCTTGAAGGCCGTACCATTGCTGTCAGAGTTGCTGGTAAGCCGCCTCAGCCCACTGTGCCTCCAGGCCCCCCAGCTTCAGCTGTGCCTACTTACCCTGCATCAAGTCAACCAGTTGGTGCCTATCCGTCTCAGCAGTTTGCACCAGGTGGTCCCCTTCCAAATGGTCCACCTACCAGCTATGCTGCGACTCCTGTTCCTTGGGGACCACCAGTTCCACCTCCTTATGCTCCTTATGCTCCTCCCCCACCTGGATCAAGCATGTATCCTCCTTTCCCTGGGCAACCGATGCCACCTTATGGTGTACAATATCCTCCACCAGTGCAGACAGCCCCACCTGGTGCTCCTCAGACTATGACATCTAGTGAAGCTCAACAAAGCTACCCACCAGGAGTGCAATCTGAAAACAGCAGTTCTGCTCCATCTGTACCGTCACATATATATGGGAACTCTGTGGCTTCAATGCCATTGAATACTCAACCTGCATATGCAACTTCTTCACTAGGTTACCCATCTTATTACAGTGcatttcctcctcctcctcccgcTGCACCTGCCTCAGCAGCTGATAGTTCACAGGGCATAAATAATCTGCCTTGGGCCCCTAATCCTGCGGTGCCCCCTCCTGCTACTTCGGCTGAGAAGGCGAACTATGGTGCCGATGCTGAGTATGAGAAATTCATGGCAGAGATGAAATAA
- the LOC120004236 gene encoding putative kinase-like protein TMKL1 isoform X2 — MLLKLVLGLTSTIFFIVLLLVLVFFCHKRRSKHDQNDIESIGGEKRGDQEASSEEDLLTFQGGQDLTISDILDAPGEVIGKSNYGTLYKALLQRSNSVRLLRFLRPPCTARVKEFRDVIQFLGCIRHPNLVPLLGFYAGPRGEKLLVNPFCRRGNLAQFIKDSHKWTNIYKISIGIAKALDYLHTGLQKPIIHGNLKSKNIFLDRNHQPYISDFGLHLLLNPSAGQEMLEASAVQGYKAPELIKMKDACEETDIYSLGVILLELLSGKEPINENPTTPDEDFYLPTFSQNAVLDHRITDLYHPDILQSIAGNAENPVTEERILRFFQLAMTCCSPSPSLRPNIQHVLWKLEEIGK, encoded by the exons ATGCTTCTTAAGCTAGTACTTGGACTAACTTCAACAATCTTCTTCATCGTTCTCCTTCTTGTACTAGTCTTCTTCTGTCACAAACGAAGATCCAAACATGACCAGAATGACATTGAAAGCATTGGTGGTGAGAAACGGGGAGATCAAGAGGCAAGTAGTGAGGAGGATTTGTTGACTTTCCAGGGCGGCCAGGACCTCACAATCTCTGACATTCTTGATGCTCCTGGAGAGGTGATTGGGAAATCCAACTATGGAACTCTGTACAAGGCTTTGTTGCAGAGGAGTAACTCAGTTAGGCTGCTCAGGTTCTTGAGACCACCCTGCACTGCCAGAGTGAAAGAGTTTAGGGATGTGATCCAGTTCTTGGGGTGCATTAGACATCCCAATTTGGTTCCTCTTCTGGGATTTTATGCAGGACCCAGAGGAGAAAAGCTTCTTGTTAATCCATTTTGTAGGCGTGGTAATTTGGCTCAGTTTATCAAAG ATTCTCACAAATGGACCAACATTTACAAGATCTCCATTGGTATTGCCAAAGCATTGGATTATCTTCATACAGGATTGCAAAAGCCAATAATTCATGGAAATCTGAAGTCGAAAAACATATTCTTGGATCGCAATCACCAACCATATATCTCAGATTTTGGTCTCCATCTTCTTCTGAATCCTTCAGCAGGCCAAGAAATGCTTGAAGCTTCTGCTGTTCAGGGTTACAAAGCTCCTGAGCTTATCAAAATGAAAGATGCTTGTGAGGAGACTGATATATACAGTCTAGGAGTGATCTTGCTGGAACTACTTTCAGGGAAGGAACCCATCAATGAAAACCCAACAACCCCAGATGAAGACTTTTATCTACCGACATTTTCGCAAAATGCTGTTCTTGATCATAGAATTACAGACTTGTATCATCCGGATATACTCCAGAGCATTGCTGGCAATGCCGAAAATCCGGTCACCGAAGAACGGATTCTCAGATTCTTTCAGCTTGCCATGACTTGTTGTTCTCCTTCGCCTTCACTTAGGCCAAACATTCAgcacgttctatggaagcttgAAGAGATTGGGAAGTAG
- the LOC120004238 gene encoding putative expansin-B2: MAKLNLCFYTLFVLYLVAFLGHNFKLCFCFNPKHVNLSPIATHWATAGATWYGNPDGAGSEGGSCGYGKAVSQAPFSSLVTGIGPSLYNSGKECGACYQIKCTKHPSCSGKPVRVVITDVCPGCTSESAHFDLSGTSFGAMAVAGQQEKLRAAGTFEIQYARVACDYSGKTITFQVDSGSNPTYFATVIEFEDGDGDLAGVELKEEGSSGGVESWRAMQQSWGAVWKLDNYGQQLHPPFSIRLTSQYSDQTIVAKNVVPDGWKPNATYRSLVNYGL, from the exons ATGGCTAAACTTAATCTATGCTTTTACACTCTGTTTGTTTTGTACTTAGTAGCTTTTCTGGGTCATAATTTTAAGCTATGTTTTTGCTTCAATCCCAAACATGTCAACTTGTCACCAATTGCCACACATTGGGCAACTGCTGGAGCTACTTGGTATGGCAATCCTGATGGTGCTGGAAGTGAAG GAGGGTCGTGTGGGTATGGAAAAGCAGTGTCACAGGCTCCGTTCTCTTCCTTGGTTACTGGAATAGGACCATCTCTCTATAATTCAGGCAAGGAGTGTGGAGCTTGTTATCAG atcaaatgcacaaaacaccCATCTTGTTCAGGCAAGCCAGTGAGGGTGGTCATAACAGACGTTTGCCCCGGTTGTACTTCCGAATCTGCACATTTTGATCTTAGTGGCACTTCCTTTGGTGCAATGGCAGTTGCCGGCCAGCAAGAAAAACTTCGCGCTGCTGGAACCTTTGAAATTCAATATGCAAG gGTAGCTTGTGATTATTCAGGAAAGACAATAACCTTCCAGGTTGATTCGGGATCAAACCCAACCTACTTTGCCACCGTAATCGAGTttgaagatggagatggtgaTCTCGCTGGTGTTGAATTGAAGGAAGAGGGTTCGAGCGGTGGAGTCGAGTCATGGCGTGCCATGCAACAATCGTGGGGCGCAGTGTGGAAGCTCGATAACTATGGACAACAATTACACCCTCCATTCTCGATCCGATTGACATCGCAGTACTCAGACCAGACAATCGTGGCAAAAAATGTTGTACCAGATGGATGGAAGCCTAATGCCACATATAGGTCACTAGTTAATTACGGCCTGTGA
- the LOC120004236 gene encoding putative kinase-like protein TMKL1 isoform X1 produces MLLKLVLGLTSTIFFIVLLLVLVFFCHKRRSKHDQNDIESIGGEKRGDQEASSEEDLLTFQGGQDLTISDILDAPGEVIGKSNYGTLYKALLQRSNSVRLLRFLRPPCTARVKEFRDVIQFLGCIRHPNLVPLLGFYAGPRGEKLLVNPFCRRGNLAQFIKDGNADSHKWTNIYKISIGIAKALDYLHTGLQKPIIHGNLKSKNIFLDRNHQPYISDFGLHLLLNPSAGQEMLEASAVQGYKAPELIKMKDACEETDIYSLGVILLELLSGKEPINENPTTPDEDFYLPTFSQNAVLDHRITDLYHPDILQSIAGNAENPVTEERILRFFQLAMTCCSPSPSLRPNIQHVLWKLEEIGK; encoded by the exons ATGCTTCTTAAGCTAGTACTTGGACTAACTTCAACAATCTTCTTCATCGTTCTCCTTCTTGTACTAGTCTTCTTCTGTCACAAACGAAGATCCAAACATGACCAGAATGACATTGAAAGCATTGGTGGTGAGAAACGGGGAGATCAAGAGGCAAGTAGTGAGGAGGATTTGTTGACTTTCCAGGGCGGCCAGGACCTCACAATCTCTGACATTCTTGATGCTCCTGGAGAGGTGATTGGGAAATCCAACTATGGAACTCTGTACAAGGCTTTGTTGCAGAGGAGTAACTCAGTTAGGCTGCTCAGGTTCTTGAGACCACCCTGCACTGCCAGAGTGAAAGAGTTTAGGGATGTGATCCAGTTCTTGGGGTGCATTAGACATCCCAATTTGGTTCCTCTTCTGGGATTTTATGCAGGACCCAGAGGAGAAAAGCTTCTTGTTAATCCATTTTGTAGGCGTGGTAATTTGGCTCAGTTTATCAAAG ATGGAAATGCAGATTCTCACAAATGGACCAACATTTACAAGATCTCCATTGGTATTGCCAAAGCATTGGATTATCTTCATACAGGATTGCAAAAGCCAATAATTCATGGAAATCTGAAGTCGAAAAACATATTCTTGGATCGCAATCACCAACCATATATCTCAGATTTTGGTCTCCATCTTCTTCTGAATCCTTCAGCAGGCCAAGAAATGCTTGAAGCTTCTGCTGTTCAGGGTTACAAAGCTCCTGAGCTTATCAAAATGAAAGATGCTTGTGAGGAGACTGATATATACAGTCTAGGAGTGATCTTGCTGGAACTACTTTCAGGGAAGGAACCCATCAATGAAAACCCAACAACCCCAGATGAAGACTTTTATCTACCGACATTTTCGCAAAATGCTGTTCTTGATCATAGAATTACAGACTTGTATCATCCGGATATACTCCAGAGCATTGCTGGCAATGCCGAAAATCCGGTCACCGAAGAACGGATTCTCAGATTCTTTCAGCTTGCCATGACTTGTTGTTCTCCTTCGCCTTCACTTAGGCCAAACATTCAgcacgttctatggaagcttgAAGAGATTGGGAAGTAG
- the LOC120003427 gene encoding uncharacterized protein LOC120003427, with the protein MFGGGRGMGGGAGGSSVLRVVGRAVARAGVSAGSTFQEPLSSSGATSTAAAASRPTNKPNSSNNLTISSSGSSHFSPFSVPLSASSGVPTCWHSFGAGSCSCCDEFEWVSVDGSEDERAFGFVDDFVLGPVPSADEVQYAVSALQQVCDVAPYSQHVRDKYAYNSDRDGTNRIPSFTDSEGRVSSVGSDLDWVEPSPHYYNSRVLQYQGRDRVYDAFHLLQTDPFVQRMVISLSSDKAVWDAVMNNDVVRQLKESYYSDENITQKSSDEPSDDSNPAVNILRWVFDNTKAKVMEVIDNIMKLTNEFFKPANEGNAATGDTDPFQDKLKTSFLLSIVVLLIVVVSRAHGA; encoded by the exons ATGTTCGGTGGAGGTAGAGGCATGGGAGGTGGAGCAGGAGGGAGCAGCGTGTTGAGGGTTGTCGGTAGGGCCGTTGCCAGGGCTGGTGTCAGTGCTGGGAGTACTTTTCAAGAACCCTTATCATCTTCAGGAGCCACTtcaactgctgctgctgcttctagGCCTACTAATAAGCCTAATTCCTCAAATAATCTTACTATTTCGTCTTCTGGGTCGTCTCAtttttctccatttagtgttcctttaTCCGCCAGTTCTGGTGTACCCACTTGTTGGCATAGTTTTGGTGCCGGGTCTTGCTCTTGCTGTGATGAGTTCGAGTGGGTTTCTGTTGACGGAAGTGAGGATGAGAGGGCTTTTGGGTTTGTCGATGATTTTGTCCTCGGGCCTGTGCCTTCTGCAGATGAAGTTCAATATGCTGTTTCTGCTCTTCAACA GGTCTGTGACGTTGCCCCATACTCTCAGCATGTCAGGGATAAATATGCTTATAATTCCGACAGGGATGGAACAAATCGTATTCCAAGTTTTACTGATTCGGAGGGTCGAGTTTCTTCAGTTGGATCGGATTTAGATTGGGTAGAGCCCTCTCCACATTATTATAACTCAAGAGTGTTGCAATATCAAGGACGAGACAGAGTATATGATGCTTTTCATTTACTGCAGACCGACCCATTCGTTCAG AGGATGGTCATTTCGTTATCATCTGATAAAGCTGTTTGGGATGCTGTCATGAACAATGATGTGGTCCGACAACTCAAAGAGTCATACTATTCAG ATGAAAACATTACTCAGAAGAGTTCAGACGAGCCATCTGATGACTCAAATCCAGCAGTCAACATCCTTAGGTGGGTTTTTGACAACACAAAGGCGAAAGTCATGGAAGTAATCGATAATATTATGAAGCTGACAAATGAGTTTTTCAAACCCGCAAACGAGGGGAATGCGGCAACAGGAGACACGGATCCATTTCAAGATAAGCTGAAAACTTCATTCCTGCTATCCATTGTGGTCCTGCTGATTGTTGTTGTGTCGCGAGCCCACGGGGCTTGA
- the LOC120004237 gene encoding 2-haloacrylate reductase-like, which translates to MVKAVRIYELGGPEVLKWEDVEIGEPGEGEIRVRNKAIGFNFIDIYFRKGVYKSPLPFTPGVEAVGEVIAVGPGLTGRKVGDLVAYAGEPMGSYAEEQILPANRVVPVPSSIDPLVAASLLTKGMTAQFLLRRCFKVKKGHTILVHAAAGGVGSLLCQWANALGATVIGTVSTKEKAAQAKEDGCHHVIIYTDEDFVTSVSDITSGNGVDVVYDSVGKDTFQGSLDCLKLHGYMLSFGQSSGTPDPVQLSAIAAKSLFLTRPSLKHYATTRDELLETAGEVFANVASGVLKVRVNHTYPLSQAAQAQADVEGRKTSGSVVLIP; encoded by the exons ATGGTCAAGGCTGTCAGAATTTATGAACTCGGAGGACCCGAG GTTCTGAAGTGGGAGGATGTGGAGATTGGGGAACCAGGGGAGGGTGAGATACGGGTGAGAAACAAGGCTATTGGGTTCAATTTCATCGATATTTACTTCCGCAAGGGAGTTTATAAGTCCCCCTTGCCATTCACTCCAG GTGTGGAGGCTGTTGGGGAGGTGATAGCTGTAGGCCCTGGATTGACTGGAAGGAAAGTTGGAGATCTTGTAGCTTATGCTGGCGAGCCAATGGGCTCATATGCTGAAGAACAGATCCTCCCTGCAAACAGAGTTGTGCCTGTTCCTTCATCCATTGATCCTCTTGTTGCAGCGTCTCTCCTGACTAAGGGAATGACAGCTCAGTTTCTCCTTCGCCGTTGCTTCAAG GTCAAAAAAGGGCACACAATCCTTGTTCATGCGGCAGCAGGTGGAGTTGGGTCTTTATTATGCCAGTGGGCAAATGCCCTAGGTGCCACTGTGATTGGAACTGTCTCAACCAAAGAGAAGGCAGCTCAAGCCAAGGAAGACGGATGTCACCATGTTATAATCTATACAGATGAGGATTTTGTTACCTCCGTCAGCGATATAACATCTGGAAATGGGGTTGATGTGGTTTATGATTCTGTAGGAAAAGATACCTTTCAG GGTTCCTTAGACTGCTTGAAGTTACACGGATACATGTTGAGCTTTGGTCAGTCATCGGGGACACCAGATCCAGTTCAACTGTCAGCGATTGCAGCAAAATCCTTATTCTTGACTAGGCCTTCACTTAAACACTATGCTACAACTCGGGACGAGCTGCTGGAAACTGCTGGAGAGGTGTTTGCTAACGTTGCATCAGGGGTTTTAAAGGTTCGTGTAAATCACACATACCCTCTGTCTCAGGCTGCACAGGCGCAAGCAGATGTCGAGGGTCGGAAAACATCTGGCTCAGTTGTATTGATACCATAA
- the LOC120004235 gene encoding receptor-like protein kinase, with translation MHLVLLLCYLSVYYVNVAALSSDGLTLLSLMGDWESVPPSINSTWNASDANPCSWVGVQCDRALNVVHLNLSEYNITGQLGPQIGHVTHLQSFDLSLNFFSGRIPPQIGNCSQLDRLDLSVNGFSGEIPDTLKNLQNLRFLNLYSNLLTGEITESLFQIPSLTYVYLNDNSLSGSIPRNIGNWSEVLNLYLYNNNLTGTIPDSIGNCSKLGGVLLGRNQLVGELPSSLNNLGNLDTLDLSYNNFEGSIHLGLGDCKKLESLQLSFNAFTGGLPAALGNCSSLTTFTAEGTNLVGSIPSSFGLLGNLSFLYLSENHLSGTIPPELGKCKYLRELLLARNQLEGAVPSELGMLTELEWLELFENRLTGEFPVSIWKIPSLENVLLYNNSLSGELPDHMAELKQLKNISLFDNMFFGVIPQSLGINSSLVALDFTNNKFTGQIPTNICSGKKLEVLNMGFNQLQGSIPSDIGSCSTIRRMILKKNKFTGVLPEFAENSNLLHMDISENRIAGAIPSSLGNCTSLTFMDLSMNLLMGVLPAELGNLVKLGELRLSHNRLEDSLPSQLSLCNQLGIFDVGYNLLNGSVPESFGNWTSLSTLILKENYFTGGIPSFLSKLKRLSEIQIGGNFLGGEVPSFMGELPNLIYALNLSSNGLSGKIPTELGNLMKLERLELSHNNLTGTLEVLGRMESLVEVNVSYNHFTGPIPEKLMEMPNAVPSSFVGNADLCINCSPSEGSTCAGFRSFNTCDRKSSGRNALSKLEIAMIAVGSSLAVVFILLGLVCTLLLCKRRKQENDFSAQGESSALLDQIMVATENLHDKYIIGRGAHGVVYKASLGPGRDFAVKKLEFLGREGGSQTMVREIKTMEMIRHRNLVKVEDFWFRKDYGLILYKYMQNGSLFDVLHGTNPSPALEWNVRYNIAVGTAHALAYLHYDCDPAVVHRDIKPSNILLDSEMEPHISDFSIAKLLDQSSATNPSIALSGTIGYMAPENAFMSTRSKESDVYSYGVVLLEIITRRNALDPSFTGGMDIVGWVRSVWNETKDIQSIIDPNLSNYLLGSKIMGQAINLLLIALRCTEKESRRRPTMRDVVKQLLDANTSWVNNSRSH, from the exons ATGCACCTTGTCTTGCTTTTGTGCTATCTCTCTGTATACTATGTGAATGTTGCTGCTTTGAGTTCGGATGGGTTGACTTTACTGTCTCTCATGGGAGATTGGGAATCTGTGCCTCCTTCCATAAACTCGACGTGGAATGCTTCTGATGCCAACCCATGTTCATGGGTAGGCGTACAATGCGATCGGGCTCTCAATGTGGTTCATCTGAATCTCTCTGAGTATAACATTACTGGTCAATTGGGTCCTCAAATTGGACACGTGACCCATTTGCAGAGTTTTGATTTGAGCTTGAACTTTTTCAGTGGCAGAATTCCACCACAGATTGGCAATTGTAGTCAACTTGATCGGTTGGATTTATCCGTGAATGGGTTCAGTGGAGAGATACCTGATACCTTGAAAAATTTGCAAAATTTACGGTTCTTGAATTTGTATTCTAATCTCTTGACGGGTGAAATAACAGAATCGTTGTTTCAGATTCCTTCCCTGACGTATGTATATTTAAATGATAATAGCCTTAGTGGTTCGATTCCTAGGAATATCGGTAACTGGAGTGAAGTTTTGAATCTGTACTTGTATAATAATAATCTAACCGGTACAATCCCAGATTCTATTGGGAACTGTAGTAAATTGGGGGGAGTTTTGCTAGGTCGAAACCAATTGGTTGGAGAGTTGCCTAGTAGTCTAAACAATCTGGGGAACCTAGATACATTGGATCTCAGCTATAACAATTTTGAGGGCAGCATTCATTTGGGGTTGGGTGATTGCAAGAAGTTAGAATCTTTGCAGTTATCATTCAATGCCTTTACAGGAGGTCTTCCCGCAGCTTTGGGCAATTGTAGCAGCCTAACGACATTTACTGCTGAGGGAACCAACTTGGTTGGCAGTATCCCATCTTCTTTTGGCCTACTAGGTAATCTTTCATTTCTTTACCTTTCTGAAAATCATTTGTCTGGGACAATTCCACCAGAACTAGGAAAGTGCAAGTACTTGAGGGAGTTACTGTTGGCTCGAAACCAACTTGAGGGTGCAGTTCCGAGTGAATTGGGAATGCTGACTGAACTAGAGTGGCTTGAACTATTTGAGAACCGCCTAACCGGTGAATTTCCTGTTAGCATTTGGAAGATTCCAAGCCTTGAGAATGTACTTTTGTACAATAACAGTCTTTCTGGGGAACTTCCAGACCATATGGCTGAGCTAAAGCAGCTCAAAAATATTTCATTGTTTGATAATATGTTCTTTGGAGTCATACCTCAGAGCTTGGGAATAAACAGCAGCCTAGTGGCGTTAGATTTCACCAATAATAAGTTCACTGGTCaaattccaacaaatatttGCTCTGGAAAGAAATTGGAGGTTCTGAATATGGGTTTCAATCAACTTCAAGGTAGCATACCTTCTGACATAGGAAGCTGTTCCACTATACGGCGAATGATcctgaaaaagaataaattcaCAGGGGTTCTCCCAGAATTCGCAGAAAATTCAAACCTGTTGCACATGGATATCAGTGAAAATCGTATTGCAGGAGCAATTCCGTCAAGTTTGGGAAACTGTACCAGTCTCACCTTTATGGATTTGTCCATGAATTTACTTATGGGGGTCCTACCTGCAGAACTAGGTAATCTCGTAAAGCTTGGGGAGCTGCGCTTGTCGCACAACCGCTTGGAAGATTCTTTGCCATCTCAGCTATCACTTTGCAACCAGTTAGGAATATTTGATGTGGGATACAACTTGTTAAATGGTTCAGTTCCTGAAAGTTTTGGAAATTGGACAAGTCTATCCACTTTAatcttaaaagaaaattatttcacTGGCGGTATTCCATCATTTTTGTCAAAGTTAAAAAGGCTTTCAGAGATACAAATTGGTGGAAATTTTCTGGGAGGTGAGGTTCCCTCGTTCATGGGAGAATTACCTAACCTAATCTATGCATTGAATCTTAGCAGCAATGGATTGAGTGGAAAGATACCGACAGAGCTTGGGAATTTGATGAAACTGGAACGTCTTGAATTATCTCACAATAATCTGACAGGAACTTTGGAAGTTCTTGGCAGGATGGAGTCATTAGTTGAGGTGAATGTTTCGTACAATCATTTCACCGGTCCCATACCAGAGAAACTTATGGAAATGCCTAATGCAGTTCCATCATCATTTGTGGGAAATGCTGACCTGTGCATCAATTGTTCTCCATCAGAAGGCTCGACTTGCGCTGGATTCCGTAGTTTTAACACTTGTGATCGTAAATCAAGCGGGCGAAATGCCCTCAGCAAACTAGAAATTGCAATGATAGCTGTTGGTTCTTCATTAGCTGTTGTTTTTATACTTCTTGGTCTAGTATGTACACTACTGCTCTGCAAAAGACGAAAGCAGGAAAATGATTTTTCTGCCCAAGGAGAATCATCGGCCCTACTTGATCAAATAATGGTGGCAACGGAGAACTTACATGACAAGTACATAATTGGAAGAGGAGCTCATGGAGTTGTTTATAAGGCCTCACTAGGTCCTGGCAGAGACTTTGCTGTAAAGAAGCTCGAGTTTTTGGGGCGTGAAGGTGGAAGTCAAACTATGGTTAGAGAAATTAAAACCATGGAGATGATCAGGCATCGAAATCTTGTGAAGGTGGAAGACTTTTGGTTTAGAAAAGACTATGGGTTAATTTTGTACAAGTATATGCAAAATGGGAGCCTTTTTGATGTTTTACATGGGACGAATCCATCACCAGCTCTAGAATGGAATGTTCGCTATAACATTGCAGTTGGAACAGCTCATGCATTGGCTTATCTTCATTATGACTGTGATCCTGCCGTCGTGCATCGTGACATCAAACCATCGAATATTCTTCTGGATTCTGAGATGGAGCCTCATATATCTGATTTTAGCATTGCCAAGCTTCTGGATCAGTCTTCTGCTACAAATCCATCAATTGCCCTTTCTGGCACAATTGGATACATGGCACCAG AAAATGCATTCATGTCTACAAGGAGCAAGGAGTCTGATGTCTATAGCTATGGAGTTGTTTTGCTCGAAATTATTACAAGAAGGAATGCATTGGATCCATCATTTACTGGGGGAATGGATATTGTGGGTTGGGTTAGGTCTGTCTGGAATGAGACTAAAGATATACAGAGCATTATTGACCCAAACCTTTCGAATTATTTATTGGGTTCAAAGATCATGGGACAAGCTATTAATTTGCTATTGATTGCTTTGAGATGTACCGAGAAGGAGTCGAGAAGGAGACCCACCATGAGAGATGTAGTGAAGCAATTATTAGATGCAAACACCTCTTGGGTAAACAATAGCAGGAGTCACTAA